Proteins found in one Thermus islandicus DSM 21543 genomic segment:
- a CDS encoding Hsp20/alpha crystallin family protein has translation MALVRRDARPTEITPFRTWGPLSLLEEANRLFEEVLGDFGRPLTPTFVAPADLYETDEALILEMAVPGLAPEDLEVSLEGNKLTVRGQVKPVEEAQVRRYYLQEIPHGSFVRTFSLPVEVKAEEAKAEFRHGILRLTMPKVAEARAKRIPIEVVR, from the coding sequence ATGGCCCTGGTGCGTAGGGATGCGCGGCCTACGGAGATCACGCCCTTCCGGACCTGGGGTCCGCTCTCCCTCCTGGAGGAGGCCAACCGGCTCTTTGAGGAGGTCCTGGGCGACTTCGGCCGGCCCCTTACCCCCACCTTCGTGGCCCCGGCCGATCTCTACGAGACCGATGAGGCCCTGATCCTGGAGATGGCCGTGCCTGGCCTGGCTCCGGAGGACCTGGAGGTGAGCCTCGAGGGCAACAAGCTCACGGTCCGGGGCCAGGTGAAGCCGGTGGAGGAGGCCCAGGTGCGCCGCTACTACCTCCAGGAGATCCCCCACGGCTCCTTCGTGCGCACCTTCTCCCTGCCGGTGGAGGTGAAGGCGGAGGAGGCCAAGGCCGAGTTCCGCCACGGGATCCTCCGGCTCACCATGCCCAAGGTGGCCGAGGCCCGGGCCAAGCGGATCCCCATTGAGGTGGTCCGGTAA
- a CDS encoding DUF456 family protein gives MEVFADWLFVVLWALGVALTFVPLVPATLVILLGAFLHELLLGFRELSLGSWLLLGALALLALLLDNLAALVGARRYGASRAGLWGAFLGGILGLSLGVVGVLLLPFLLAWLFEYLSGRRAEEALRAAWGTLVGLLGGVVAKVLVHLAMGLVVVRAIF, from the coding sequence GTGGAGGTCTTCGCCGATTGGCTCTTCGTGGTCCTGTGGGCGCTCGGGGTGGCCCTTACCTTCGTCCCCCTGGTGCCCGCCACCCTGGTCATCCTGCTTGGCGCCTTCCTGCACGAGCTTCTCCTAGGCTTCCGGGAGCTTTCCCTCGGGAGCTGGCTCCTCCTTGGGGCCTTGGCCCTTCTTGCCCTCCTCTTGGACAACCTGGCCGCCCTGGTGGGGGCCAGGCGCTACGGGGCAAGCCGGGCAGGGCTCTGGGGGGCCTTCCTCGGAGGGATCTTGGGCCTTTCCCTGGGGGTGGTGGGGGTACTGCTCCTCCCCTTCCTCCTGGCATGGCTCTTTGAATACCTCTCGGGAAGGAGGGCAGAGGAGGCCCTGAGGGCCGCCTGGGGAACCCTGGTGGGCCTTCTGGGAGGGGTGGTGGCCAAGGTACTGGTCCACCTGGCCATGGGGCTCGTGGTGGTGCGGGCCATCTTCTAG
- a CDS encoding VanW family protein has product MRLLWVLVLLGALAWGAPEPLEALLVLQEEAIEEGKLLTYTGVQRYPVASEGELKALLKRLTRDPRPPRFVLEGGRWRGVERKGLAFEEKEALAAYREALAAGRRSFRLPARYLPPTPSLEDLYALGVRAHLATGETDFRGSSRERVHNLLLASKRLDGLLIPPGLFSFNQALGPVTEEEGYAEAFVILGDQTEKGVGGGVCQVSTTLFRAFFLAGLPIMERHPHSYQVAYYKPPGLDAAVFQPYKDLKVLNDTPGHLLIQRSVVGTRLRFHLFGTKDREVHWEGPFVSERTPPLPPREIQDPSLPPGARRQVDFAAEGARVEVRRLVRYADGKVRQDRVISRYRPWGAVYRVGPRPEAPGAPPRPPAGGGAAPAPPPPPPASGGGSALPAGQ; this is encoded by the coding sequence GTGAGGCTCCTTTGGGTCCTGGTCCTCCTCGGCGCCCTGGCCTGGGGTGCTCCCGAGCCCTTGGAAGCCCTTTTGGTGCTTCAGGAAGAGGCCATAGAGGAGGGCAAGCTCCTCACCTACACGGGGGTGCAGCGCTACCCCGTGGCCTCCGAGGGGGAGCTTAAGGCCCTCCTGAAGCGGCTTACCCGGGACCCCCGTCCACCCCGCTTCGTCTTGGAGGGAGGAAGGTGGAGGGGAGTGGAGAGGAAGGGCCTGGCCTTTGAGGAGAAGGAGGCCCTGGCCGCCTACCGCGAGGCCCTGGCCGCGGGAAGGCGGAGCTTCCGCCTTCCCGCCCGCTACCTCCCGCCCACCCCGAGCCTCGAGGACCTCTACGCCCTGGGGGTGCGGGCGCACCTGGCTACGGGGGAAACTGACTTCCGGGGCTCCAGCCGGGAGCGCGTCCACAACCTCCTCCTGGCCTCCAAGAGGCTGGACGGCCTCCTCATCCCTCCCGGCCTCTTCTCCTTCAACCAGGCCCTGGGCCCCGTGACCGAGGAAGAGGGCTACGCGGAGGCCTTCGTCATCCTGGGGGACCAGACGGAGAAGGGCGTGGGAGGCGGGGTCTGCCAGGTATCCACCACCCTTTTTCGGGCCTTTTTCCTCGCCGGCCTCCCCATCATGGAGCGCCACCCCCACAGCTACCAGGTGGCCTATTACAAGCCTCCCGGGCTGGACGCCGCCGTCTTCCAGCCCTACAAGGACCTCAAGGTCCTAAACGATACCCCAGGGCACCTTCTCATCCAGCGCTCCGTGGTGGGTACCAGGCTCCGCTTCCACCTCTTCGGCACCAAGGACCGGGAGGTGCACTGGGAAGGGCCTTTCGTGTCGGAGCGCACCCCTCCGCTACCGCCCAGGGAGATCCAGGACCCCAGCCTGCCCCCAGGCGCCCGAAGGCAGGTGGACTTCGCCGCCGAGGGAGCCCGGGTGGAGGTGCGGCGCCTGGTGCGGTACGCGGACGGCAAGGTGCGCCAAGACCGGGTGATCAGCCGCTACCGCCCCTGGGGGGCGGTCTACCGGGTGGGGCCTAGACCGGAAGCTCCAGGAGCACCGCCCCGGCCACCGGCAGGAGGCGGTGCGGCTCCCGCACCACCGCCCCCTCCCCCCGCCTCAGGTGGAGGTAGCGCCCTTCCGGCAGGTCAATGA
- a CDS encoding sulfurtransferase, with the protein MELPKDAVLVDTRPRPAYEAGHLPGARHLDLSAPRLRLREEGELKALEAGLTELFQSLGLRSPVVLYDEGLTSRLCRTAFFLGLGGLEVELWTEGWEPHATDKEEPKPERTGTVARLRRDWLLTADEAARHPLLLDVRSPEEHQGLVHPPCCPRGGRIPGSRSAPLELFLEPGKVLERLGLSPGQEVGVYCHSGARSAVAFFVLRSLGVRARNYLGSMHEWLQEGLPTEP; encoded by the coding sequence ATGGAGCTTCCCAAAGACGCGGTCCTGGTGGACACCCGGCCCCGCCCCGCCTACGAGGCAGGCCACCTGCCCGGGGCCCGCCACCTGGACCTCTCCGCCCCCAGGCTCCGCCTAAGGGAAGAGGGGGAGCTGAAGGCCCTCGAGGCCGGCCTCACCGAGCTTTTTCAGAGCCTGGGCCTGAGGAGCCCCGTGGTCCTCTACGATGAGGGGCTCACCAGCCGCCTCTGCCGCACCGCCTTCTTCTTGGGCCTCGGAGGGCTCGAGGTGGAGCTCTGGACCGAGGGCTGGGAGCCTCACGCCACGGACAAGGAGGAGCCCAAGCCGGAGCGGACCGGCACCGTGGCCCGCCTGAGGCGGGACTGGCTCCTCACCGCCGACGAGGCCGCCCGCCACCCCCTCCTCCTGGATGTGCGCAGCCCCGAGGAGCACCAGGGCCTGGTCCACCCGCCCTGCTGCCCCCGGGGCGGACGCATCCCGGGAAGCCGGAGCGCCCCCTTAGAGCTCTTCCTGGAACCCGGAAAGGTCCTGGAGCGGCTGGGCCTGAGCCCGGGGCAGGAGGTGGGGGTCTACTGCCACTCCGGGGCCCGGAGCGCCGTGGCCTTCTTCGTCCTCCGGAGCCTTGGGGTCAGGGCCCGGAACTACCTGGGGTCTATGCACGAGTGGCTGCAGGAAGGTCTGCCCACGGAGCCATGA
- a CDS encoding pseudouridine synthase, with protein MKGERLDRLLARLGLGSRKEVARLVRAGRVLVTGEAVRDPGFHVPEEAEVRLDGKPLLLRRHHHVLLHKPGGYVTSRAEGPSVYALLQGFPTRDLSPVGRLDKDAEGLLLFTTDGELLHRLTHPRHKVKKRYLVHLEKPVNPEDQRAFREGILLEGRKTLPAELIPLKDPTWAEVVLLEGRFHQVKRMFLARGNRVVYLKRLALGPLALGDLPRGEARPLTPGEEAALYQAVGLSPESASRGLT; from the coding sequence ATGAAAGGGGAAAGGCTGGACAGGCTCCTCGCCCGCCTGGGCCTGGGAAGCCGCAAGGAGGTGGCGAGGCTGGTGCGCGCGGGGCGGGTCCTGGTGACGGGGGAGGCCGTGCGGGACCCGGGCTTCCACGTGCCGGAGGAGGCCGAGGTCCGGTTGGACGGAAAGCCTCTCCTCCTCCGCCGCCACCACCACGTCCTCCTGCATAAGCCTGGCGGGTACGTGACGAGCCGCGCGGAGGGCCCATCCGTTTACGCCCTCCTCCAAGGCTTCCCCACGCGGGACCTTTCCCCGGTGGGCCGCCTGGACAAGGACGCGGAGGGCCTCCTCCTCTTCACCACGGATGGGGAACTCCTCCACCGCCTCACCCACCCCCGGCACAAGGTGAAGAAGCGTTACCTGGTGCATCTGGAAAAGCCCGTGAACCCGGAGGACCAAAGGGCCTTCCGGGAAGGCATCCTCCTGGAGGGCAGAAAAACCCTTCCCGCCGAGCTCATCCCCCTCAAGGACCCCACCTGGGCCGAGGTAGTCCTCCTGGAGGGACGCTTCCACCAGGTGAAGCGGATGTTCCTCGCTCGGGGAAACCGGGTGGTTTACCTCAAGCGCCTGGCCCTGGGCCCTCTCGCCCTGGGGGACCTGCCCAGGGGCGAGGCCCGGCCCCTGACCCCCGGGGAGGAGGCGGCCCTCTACCAGGCGGTAGGCCTCTCGCCGGAGTCGGCCTCGAGGGGGCTAACTTGA
- a CDS encoding OsmC family protein: MPVRKAEAVWEGGLRSGKGTMKLHSQAFAGPYSFPSRFEEGEGTNPEELIAAAHAGCFSMALSAALEREGYTPKRVATEARVHLEMVEGRPTLTRIELVTEAEVPGISPEKFQEIAQAAKEGCPVSRALAGVKEIALQARLVG, from the coding sequence ATGCCGGTCCGTAAAGCCGAAGCGGTTTGGGAGGGCGGGTTGCGCTCAGGTAAGGGGACTATGAAGCTTCATAGCCAGGCCTTCGCGGGGCCCTACTCCTTCCCCTCCCGGTTTGAGGAGGGGGAGGGGACCAACCCCGAGGAGCTCATCGCCGCCGCCCACGCGGGGTGCTTCTCCATGGCCCTCTCGGCGGCTCTGGAGCGGGAGGGATACACCCCGAAGCGGGTGGCCACCGAGGCCCGGGTGCACCTGGAGATGGTGGAAGGGAGGCCCACCCTCACCCGCATTGAGCTGGTCACCGAGGCAGAGGTGCCGGGGATCAGCCCTGAGAAGTTCCAAGAGATCGCCCAGGCGGCCAAGGAGGGGTGCCCGGTGTCTAGGGCCCTGGCGGGGGTCAAGGAGATTGCCCTCCAGGCCCGCCTGGTGGGCTAG
- a CDS encoding HEPN domain-containing protein, producing the protein MAPLDREEFAQARPTLASGERDLEEGDYDWASFKAEYALKALLRGLGRSAFGHALLRLIQALREEEVEEAAKGLDLRCIPYPEGSPHEYCTEERAQEALEAARVSLAWVEEAWRGLEGRLEAWAYARRVREVLGEAQVFLYGSVARGDL; encoded by the coding sequence ATGGCGCCCTTGGACCGGGAGGAGTTCGCCCAGGCGCGCCCTACCCTCGCCTCCGGGGAACGGGACCTGGAAGAGGGGGATTACGACTGGGCGAGCTTCAAGGCGGAGTACGCCCTCAAAGCCCTCCTCCGCGGTCTGGGAAGGTCCGCCTTCGGCCACGCCCTCTTACGCCTCATCCAGGCCCTCCGGGAAGAGGAAGTGGAGGAGGCGGCCAAGGGGCTGGACCTGCGCTGCATCCCCTACCCGGAAGGAAGCCCCCACGAATACTGCACAGAAGAGCGAGCCCAGGAAGCTCTGGAGGCAGCCAGGGTGTCCCTCGCCTGGGTAGAGGAGGCGTGGCGTGGCCTCGAGGGGAGGCTGGAGGCCTGGGCGTACGCCAGGCGGGTGCGGGAAGTCTTGGGGGAGGCCCAGGTCTTCCTCTATGGCTCTGTGGCCCGGGGGGACTTATGA
- a CDS encoding zinc ribbon domain-containing protein, whose product MGGVNGAEALRALYALQEKDLEIDRLRKEAESLPEELLSVQARVEALEAELAELLERQAELRKSYTRHSLDIEDLTAKEKQAEAEQRQAQSAREQTQYENRIQQIKDRIRELLELSTPIMEAMEEVEAEIARVEEALSGLRPRLEELLQENARRVEALEGEILKLKEEREAMAQGIPAPVLREYEAIRRAKRGTGVVRMLPQGQVFRCEGCNVVLPTHVAQKVVQGQLTRCPSCGRLLWKGT is encoded by the coding sequence ATGGGAGGCGTGAACGGGGCGGAGGCACTGAGGGCACTCTACGCGCTTCAGGAGAAGGACCTGGAGATAGACCGATTGCGAAAAGAAGCGGAGAGCCTCCCCGAGGAGCTCCTCTCCGTGCAAGCCCGGGTGGAGGCCTTGGAGGCGGAACTCGCTGAGCTTTTGGAGCGGCAGGCGGAGCTGCGCAAGAGCTACACCCGGCACAGCCTGGACATAGAGGACCTCACCGCCAAGGAAAAGCAGGCGGAGGCGGAACAGCGCCAGGCGCAGAGCGCCCGCGAACAGACCCAGTACGAAAACCGCATCCAGCAGATCAAGGACCGCATCCGGGAGCTTTTGGAGCTCTCCACTCCCATCATGGAGGCCATGGAGGAGGTGGAGGCCGAGATCGCCCGGGTGGAGGAGGCCCTTTCCGGCCTCCGGCCGCGCTTGGAGGAGCTCCTCCAAGAGAACGCCAGGCGGGTGGAGGCCCTCGAGGGGGAGATCCTGAAGCTCAAGGAGGAGCGGGAGGCCATGGCCCAGGGCATCCCCGCCCCGGTGCTCCGCGAGTACGAGGCCATCCGCCGGGCCAAGAGGGGAACGGGGGTGGTGCGCATGCTCCCCCAGGGCCAGGTCTTCCGCTGCGAGGGGTGCAACGTGGTCCTCCCCACCCACGTGGCCCAGAAGGTGGTCCAGGGGCAGCTCACCCGCTGCCCCTCTTGCGGCCGCCTCCTCTGGAAGGGAACCTAG
- the lgt gene encoding prolipoprotein diacylglyceryl transferase, which yields MIQIGPLRIQWYGFLLTLAIFLGFELAKRRLKAWGLDTERFETVAFWAVVFGVVGARLGYVLTSPGYFLQNPVEVLYIWHGGLSFHGAVLGGALTFYYFHRKRGYPLWPYLDAATPGVALGIIAGRIGNLMNGSDTAGRLTSLPIGFTWPEWARGFPGVCPGIDDISQVYRCTELLRGPVHLSQVYGALVGLLLLPLSLYWLKRRPFYGYAFWQFLLWYSVLRSVLEEPFRLNPLWLPVYHNPELGIGLFTATQVVSLPLVLLSLYMLRRLGREGG from the coding sequence ATGATCCAGATCGGTCCCCTGCGCATCCAGTGGTACGGCTTTCTCCTCACCCTCGCCATCTTCCTCGGCTTTGAGCTGGCCAAAAGGCGCCTCAAGGCCTGGGGGCTGGACACGGAAAGGTTTGAGACCGTGGCTTTCTGGGCGGTGGTCTTCGGGGTGGTCGGGGCAAGGCTCGGCTACGTCCTCACCTCTCCCGGCTACTTCCTGCAAAATCCCGTAGAAGTGCTCTATATATGGCACGGGGGTCTGTCCTTCCACGGAGCTGTCCTGGGCGGCGCCCTCACCTTTTACTACTTCCACAGGAAACGGGGCTACCCCCTATGGCCCTACCTGGACGCCGCCACCCCGGGGGTGGCCCTCGGCATCATCGCCGGGAGGATCGGCAACCTCATGAACGGCTCGGATACCGCAGGCCGCCTGACCTCCTTGCCCATCGGCTTCACCTGGCCGGAGTGGGCCCGGGGCTTTCCCGGCGTCTGCCCGGGCATTGACGACATCTCCCAGGTCTACCGCTGCACCGAGCTCCTGCGGGGGCCGGTGCACCTTAGCCAGGTCTACGGGGCCCTGGTGGGGCTCCTCCTCCTCCCCCTCTCCCTCTACTGGCTCAAGCGAAGGCCCTTCTACGGCTACGCCTTCTGGCAGTTTCTCCTCTGGTATAGTGTGCTCCGCTCGGTCCTGGAGGAGCCCTTCCGCCTGAACCCCCTTTGGCTTCCGGTGTACCATAACCCCGAGCTCGGCATCGGCCTCTTCACCGCCACCCAGGTGGTGAGCCTGCCTTTGGTGCTGCTATCCCTCTACATGCTTCGGCGCCTGGGCCGGGAAGGGGGGTAA
- the topA gene encoding type I DNA topoisomerase: protein MPGTKKRQGDDPATLVVVESPAKARSIQKMLGPSYEVRASKGHVADLPERTLGVDVERGFTPTYEVIREKKAVVEELKRAARGKRLLIATDPDREGEAIGWHVARLLGRDPKEPIRVEFHEITPKVVRQAVEAPRPIDQNLVDAQQARRVLDRLVGYNLSPLLSVEFRKRALSAGRVQSVALRLVVEREEEIEAFRKEEYWTLTGEFSVEGKTLPALLLEVDGKRLWTGQGEKEGKLHVRTEAEAQALAKAVGEMPYRVAQVETRERRKAPPPPFTTSTLQQAASSRLGYTASRTMRIAQRLYEGVDLPEGTVGLITYMRTDSVRVSPEALQAAREVIREAFGVEYLPEAPRAYRNRKEGVQDAHEAIRPTDPRRTPESLRRHLTEEEYRLYDLIWRRFLASQMRDALYEQTSVFLESGGQRYLFRASGSVLRFEGYLKAWGREEEGEEPPVPAVPEGAPAKLLRAIPEQHFTEPPPRYTDASLVKAMEELGIGRPSTYAPTLETLEKRGYVERRGRTLLPTPLGREVTRYLKERFPQVVAYEFTARMEDRLDQVEEGRAPWPQVVLEFYEPFLAELAQVPKKACPRCGRPLELKVSRYGQFLGCTGYPECTYTEPLERREAEPIGEDCPKCGKPLLRKEGRYGSFIACSGYPGCDYTRDDGRPTDRTCPKCGGRILEKRDRRGRPYYKCEERTCDFLSFYPLLDKPCPTCGWPLVKKGEGACLNPACPDHDPRLAKVRPATPAKGKAQGTPKPPGDWAELRPYLPELPREEREAVEALARGEGLGEKEARLAKRALFKLRMRKGRARKEGVKA from the coding sequence ATGCCCGGTACGAAAAAGCGCCAAGGCGATGACCCCGCCACCTTGGTGGTGGTGGAATCCCCGGCCAAGGCCAGGAGCATTCAGAAGATGCTGGGGCCTTCCTACGAGGTCCGGGCCAGCAAGGGACACGTGGCCGACCTGCCGGAGCGGACCCTCGGGGTGGACGTGGAGCGGGGCTTCACCCCCACCTACGAGGTCATCCGCGAGAAAAAGGCCGTGGTGGAAGAGCTCAAGCGGGCCGCCCGTGGCAAGCGGCTCCTCATCGCCACCGACCCCGACCGGGAGGGGGAGGCCATCGGCTGGCACGTGGCAAGGCTTTTGGGCCGGGACCCGAAGGAACCCATCCGGGTGGAGTTTCACGAGATCACCCCCAAGGTGGTGCGCCAGGCGGTGGAGGCTCCCAGGCCCATAGACCAGAACCTGGTGGACGCTCAGCAGGCCCGGCGGGTCTTGGACCGGCTCGTGGGGTACAACCTTTCCCCCCTCCTCTCCGTGGAGTTCCGCAAGCGGGCCCTTTCCGCAGGCCGGGTGCAGAGCGTGGCCCTACGGCTCGTGGTGGAGCGGGAGGAGGAGATTGAGGCCTTCCGGAAGGAGGAGTACTGGACTCTGACCGGGGAGTTTTCCGTGGAGGGGAAGACCCTCCCCGCCCTCCTCCTGGAGGTGGACGGGAAGCGCCTCTGGACGGGCCAAGGGGAAAAGGAAGGCAAGCTTCACGTAAGGACCGAGGCCGAGGCCCAGGCCCTGGCGAAGGCCGTGGGGGAGATGCCCTACCGCGTGGCCCAGGTGGAGACCCGGGAGCGCCGCAAGGCGCCGCCGCCCCCCTTTACCACCTCCACCCTGCAGCAGGCGGCCAGCAGCCGCCTGGGCTACACGGCGAGCCGCACCATGCGCATCGCCCAGCGCCTTTACGAGGGAGTGGACCTGCCGGAGGGCACCGTGGGCCTCATCACCTACATGCGCACCGACTCGGTCAGGGTTTCCCCCGAGGCCCTGCAGGCCGCCAGGGAGGTGATCCGGGAGGCCTTCGGGGTGGAGTACCTTCCGGAAGCCCCACGGGCCTACAGGAACCGCAAGGAGGGGGTGCAGGACGCCCACGAGGCCATCCGCCCCACCGACCCCAGGCGCACCCCGGAGAGCCTGAGGAGGCACCTCACCGAGGAGGAGTACCGCCTCTATGACCTCATCTGGCGCCGCTTCCTGGCGAGCCAGATGCGGGACGCCCTCTACGAGCAGACCTCGGTCTTCCTGGAAAGCGGCGGGCAGCGCTACCTCTTCCGCGCCTCGGGCTCGGTGCTCCGCTTTGAGGGCTACCTCAAGGCCTGGGGACGGGAAGAGGAGGGCGAGGAACCCCCGGTGCCCGCCGTGCCCGAAGGGGCTCCGGCAAAGCTCCTTCGGGCTATCCCCGAGCAGCACTTTACCGAGCCTCCACCCCGCTACACCGACGCCTCCTTGGTGAAGGCCATGGAGGAGCTCGGGATCGGGCGCCCCTCCACCTACGCCCCCACCCTCGAGACCCTGGAGAAGCGGGGCTATGTGGAACGGCGGGGGCGCACCCTCCTTCCCACCCCCTTGGGCCGGGAGGTGACCCGCTACCTCAAGGAGCGGTTTCCCCAGGTGGTGGCCTACGAGTTCACCGCCCGGATGGAAGACCGCCTGGACCAGGTGGAAGAGGGCCGGGCCCCCTGGCCCCAGGTGGTCCTGGAGTTCTACGAGCCCTTCCTGGCCGAACTCGCCCAGGTGCCCAAGAAGGCCTGTCCCAGATGCGGCCGTCCTCTGGAGCTCAAGGTGAGCCGCTACGGGCAGTTTTTGGGTTGCACGGGCTACCCCGAGTGCACCTACACCGAGCCCCTGGAAAGACGGGAGGCGGAGCCCATCGGGGAGGACTGCCCCAAGTGCGGAAAACCGCTCCTCCGCAAGGAGGGCCGATACGGAAGCTTTATCGCCTGTTCGGGCTACCCTGGGTGCGACTACACCCGGGATGACGGCCGCCCCACGGACCGCACCTGCCCCAAGTGCGGGGGGCGCATCCTGGAAAAGCGGGACAGGCGGGGCAGGCCCTACTACAAGTGCGAGGAGCGCACCTGCGACTTCCTCTCCTTCTATCCCCTTCTGGACAAGCCCTGCCCCACCTGCGGCTGGCCCCTGGTGAAGAAGGGCGAGGGCGCCTGCCTCAACCCGGCCTGTCCCGACCACGATCCCCGGCTCGCCAAGGTGCGCCCCGCAACCCCCGCCAAGGGGAAGGCCCAAGGGACTCCCAAGCCCCCCGGGGATTGGGCCGAGCTCAGGCCCTACCTCCCCGAGCTCCCCAGGGAAGAGCGGGAGGCGGTGGAGGCCTTGGCCCGGGGCGAGGGGCTCGGGGAGAAAGAGGCTAGGCTCGCCAAGCGGGCCCTCTTCAAGCTCCGCATGCGGAAGGGCCGGGCAAGAAAGGAGGGGGTCAAGGCCTGA
- a CDS encoding MBL fold metallo-hydrolase codes for MKAFALTVGPLQENAYLVETPGGAVFIDPGDEAERLLALAEKASLAPKAILLTHAHFDHLGAVAPLVEALDLPVYLHPLDLPLYLRAPEAAARFGLAVPPPPVPIQPLEEGLEVFGFTVWHLPGHSPGHVAFLREGEVFSGDLLFRGSIGRYDLPGADPKALFRSLKRLLTLPPKTRIRPGHGPETTLALEARTNPFLAGLEWEA; via the coding sequence ATGAAGGCCTTCGCCCTTACCGTAGGTCCCCTGCAGGAGAACGCCTACCTGGTGGAAACCCCGGGAGGGGCCGTCTTCATAGACCCGGGGGACGAGGCGGAAAGGCTCCTTGCCCTGGCGGAGAAGGCCAGCTTAGCGCCCAAGGCCATCCTCCTCACCCACGCGCACTTTGACCACCTAGGGGCCGTGGCCCCCCTGGTGGAGGCCCTGGACCTCCCGGTCTACCTCCACCCCCTGGACCTGCCCCTGTACCTGCGGGCCCCCGAGGCCGCAGCCCGCTTTGGCCTGGCCGTCCCCCCACCCCCCGTCCCCATCCAGCCGCTGGAGGAAGGTCTGGAGGTCTTCGGCTTCACTGTCTGGCACCTCCCTGGCCACAGCCCGGGGCACGTGGCCTTCCTGAGGGAGGGGGAGGTCTTTTCGGGAGACCTCCTCTTCCGGGGGAGCATCGGCCGCTACGACCTGCCCGGGGCCGACCCCAAGGCTCTCTTCCGCTCCCTGAAGCGGCTTCTCACCCTTCCCCCAAAGACCCGAATCCGCCCCGGGCACGGCCCCGAGACCACCCTGGCCCTGGAGGCCCGGACCAACCCCTTCCTCGCCGGGTTAGAATGGGAGGCGTGA
- a CDS encoding MalY/PatB family protein: MVLPPRKDSLKWGTYSEDVLPLWVADMDFPVAEPIQRAIKERAEGFLGYPPREGDRELKALLLERTGLEGEVAFLPGVVVGLYAAVAAFTAPGQGVLTQVPIYPPFLAAIREQKRTVLANPLKETETGYRLDLSGLERLAFATRLLLFCHPQNPTGRVFTEEELLALAQIARKHDLIVVSDELHAPLTYERPHLPLARFLPERTLTLLGPGKAYNLAGLPLGAAVGPAPLLEALKRHLPHTFPNVLALAAWKAALQEGEAWLKGVRAQLKANRDRVAAWAREVGLTHFPPEGTYLAWLKTPFPQAAARLLREARVALNPGESFGEGYDRYVRLNFATYPEVLEEALRRLTKALKGA; the protein is encoded by the coding sequence ATGGTGCTTCCTCCCCGCAAGGACTCCCTGAAGTGGGGCACCTATTCCGAGGACGTGTTGCCCCTTTGGGTGGCGGACATGGACTTCCCCGTGGCCGAGCCCATCCAAAGGGCCATCAAGGAGCGGGCGGAAGGGTTTTTGGGCTACCCGCCCCGGGAGGGGGATCGGGAGCTCAAGGCCCTCCTGCTGGAGAGGACCGGCCTCGAGGGGGAGGTGGCCTTCCTGCCCGGGGTCGTGGTGGGGCTTTACGCGGCCGTGGCCGCCTTCACCGCCCCGGGGCAGGGGGTGCTGACCCAGGTGCCCATCTATCCCCCCTTCCTCGCTGCCATCCGCGAGCAGAAGCGGACCGTTTTGGCCAACCCCTTGAAGGAAACGGAAACCGGCTACCGCTTGGACCTTTCCGGTCTGGAGCGGCTCGCCTTCGCCACCCGGCTCCTCCTCTTCTGCCACCCCCAGAACCCCACGGGCCGGGTCTTCACCGAGGAGGAGCTTCTGGCCCTCGCCCAGATCGCGCGCAAACACGACCTCATCGTGGTCTCCGACGAGCTCCACGCCCCCCTGACCTACGAGCGGCCCCACCTGCCCCTGGCCCGCTTCCTCCCCGAGCGCACCCTCACCCTCCTGGGCCCGGGCAAGGCCTACAACCTCGCGGGCCTGCCCCTGGGAGCGGCCGTGGGGCCCGCTCCCCTCCTGGAAGCCCTCAAGCGCCATCTCCCCCACACCTTCCCCAACGTTCTGGCCCTGGCCGCCTGGAAGGCCGCCCTCCAGGAGGGGGAGGCCTGGCTAAAGGGGGTGCGCGCCCAGCTCAAGGCCAACCGGGACCGGGTGGCGGCCTGGGCCCGGGAGGTGGGCCTCACCCACTTCCCCCCGGAGGGCACCTACCTGGCCTGGCTCAAGACCCCCTTCCCCCAGGCGGCAGCCCGCCTGCTCCGGGAGGCCCGGGTGGCCCTGAACCCTGGGGAAAGCTTTGGGGAAGGGTATGACCGGTATGTGCGCCTTAACTTCGCCACCTACCCCGAGGTGCTGGAAGAAGCGCTCAGGAGGCTCACAAAGGCCCTCAAAGGGGCCTGA